A single genomic interval of Fibrobacter sp. UWB13 harbors:
- the proC gene encoding pyrroline-5-carboxylate reductase, which produces MNTTIFFAGTGNMGGAILRGLLNAGTDAKNIFFFDPSDKAAEAVSALGCVRVKSFAEGIEKANVTFLCVKPQIFKLVAAEWKAAASALKSEKTFISIMAGVARKSLIEVLGEKNQVLRVMPNLPLTVGKGSVGLATDGVSEETLKLAEEIFGNIGVTCRVAESLIDAVTGLSGSAPAYVFEFIEGLTRGGVKAGLTRDVALKLALGTIEGSVELVKQSGKSPSDLCAMVCSPAGTTIAGIDALEEGAFRSTLIKAVVAGTNRSKELGK; this is translated from the coding sequence ATGAACACTACGATTTTCTTTGCCGGTACTGGTAACATGGGCGGAGCCATCCTCCGCGGTCTTTTGAACGCAGGCACAGACGCCAAGAACATTTTCTTCTTTGACCCGAGCGACAAGGCTGCCGAAGCCGTGAGCGCCCTCGGTTGCGTCCGCGTCAAGAGCTTTGCCGAAGGCATCGAAAAGGCTAACGTCACGTTCCTCTGCGTCAAGCCGCAGATTTTCAAGCTCGTCGCCGCCGAATGGAAGGCAGCCGCATCCGCTCTCAAGAGCGAAAAGACGTTCATCAGCATCATGGCAGGTGTTGCCCGCAAGAGCCTCATCGAAGTGCTCGGTGAAAAGAACCAGGTGCTCCGCGTGATGCCGAACTTGCCGCTCACTGTTGGCAAGGGCTCCGTTGGCCTTGCCACCGACGGCGTCTCCGAAGAAACGCTCAAGCTCGCCGAAGAAATCTTTGGCAACATCGGCGTGACCTGCCGCGTTGCAGAATCCCTCATCGACGCCGTGACCGGACTTTCCGGCAGCGCCCCTGCTTACGTCTTTGAATTCATCGAAGGTCTTACCCGCGGCGGCGTAAAGGCTGGTCTTACCCGCGATGTCGCTTTGAAGCTCGCCCTCGGCACCATCGAAGGCAGCGTCGAACTCGTCAAGCAGTCTGGCAAGAGCCCGAGCGACCTCTGCGCTATGGTTTGCTCTCCGGCAGGCACGACAATCGCAGGCATCGACGCCCTCGAAGAAGGCGCATTCCGCAGCACGCTTATCAAGGCTGTTGTCGCCGGCACAAACCGCAGCAAGGAATTGGGCAAGTAA
- a CDS encoding sigma-54-dependent Fis family transcriptional regulator, with translation MRPSIDFFTKETSTSSFILDVLSSVDNTVDVHTPTSDEAPEIAENLRFPLAPIVIWDLDSFTAKNAELLSRLRDFSPDSMILAYAESPESYTEVSSKLYDTILSVEALRLHLMSKIARLKEIYNAKRIFRERMSHLVGKSDAMQRLRKNVERAILHTGPVLIQGESGVGKDLVARAIACVYDKFVTVNCSAIPESLFESELFGHTRGAFTGAQNERIGLFEDANGGAIFLDEIGDMPLHAQVKLLRVIQNHEIRPIGANKTRHIDVRIIAATNRDLREEIREKRFREDLYYRLNVIPMQLSPLRDRKEDIEDLANYFIRQYSPAGEPYTLSPEALQKLQNHNWPGNIRELENVIQRALCFTDPGVLRAEDLQIDENSDNNSVSFTSADRAAIKAFNASNYEEFRELQLDEEREFLKSTIRNCDGSVSLAAERLRMNRTALYNRLTRLGLSVKNVQS, from the coding sequence GTGCGCCCGTCCATCGACTTTTTCACAAAAGAAACTTCGACGTCCTCGTTCATCTTGGACGTCCTTTCTTCTGTGGATAACACCGTCGATGTCCACACTCCCACAAGCGACGAGGCACCCGAAATCGCAGAAAATTTGCGTTTTCCACTCGCGCCCATCGTCATTTGGGACCTTGATTCTTTCACTGCAAAAAACGCAGAACTGCTTTCGAGACTTCGCGACTTTAGCCCAGATTCCATGATTCTCGCCTACGCGGAATCTCCCGAAAGCTACACCGAAGTTTCAAGCAAACTCTACGACACGATTCTCTCCGTCGAAGCACTTCGCCTCCACTTGATGAGCAAGATTGCGAGGCTCAAGGAAATCTACAACGCAAAGCGCATTTTCCGCGAAAGAATGTCGCACCTCGTTGGCAAAAGCGATGCCATGCAGCGCCTCCGCAAGAACGTAGAACGCGCCATTTTGCACACAGGCCCCGTCCTTATTCAAGGCGAATCGGGCGTTGGCAAGGACCTGGTCGCAAGAGCTATCGCCTGCGTTTACGACAAATTCGTCACTGTCAACTGCAGCGCCATTCCGGAATCACTTTTCGAAAGTGAACTTTTCGGTCACACGCGCGGAGCATTCACAGGCGCCCAAAACGAACGCATCGGTCTTTTCGAAGATGCAAACGGTGGCGCCATCTTCCTGGACGAAATCGGCGACATGCCGCTCCACGCTCAAGTCAAGCTTTTGCGCGTCATCCAGAATCACGAAATCCGCCCCATCGGTGCAAACAAGACGCGACACATCGACGTGCGCATCATCGCCGCTACAAACCGCGACCTCCGCGAAGAAATTCGCGAGAAGCGTTTTCGCGAAGACCTTTATTACCGCCTGAACGTGATTCCGATGCAGCTTTCACCGCTCCGCGACCGCAAAGAAGACATCGAAGACTTGGCGAATTACTTTATCCGCCAGTACTCGCCTGCAGGCGAACCTTATACGCTCTCGCCTGAAGCGTTGCAAAAGCTCCAGAATCACAACTGGCCAGGCAACATTCGCGAACTCGAAAACGTCATCCAGCGCGCCCTCTGCTTTACCGACCCAGGCGTTTTACGCGCTGAAGATTTGCAAATTGACGAAAATTCCGACAACAATTCAGTGAGTTTCACAAGTGCAGATCGCGCAGCCATAAAAGCATTCAACGCGAGCAATTACGAAGAATTTCGCGAATTGCAGCTCGACGAAGAACGAGAATTTTTGAAATCGACCATCCGCAATTGCGATGGTTCCGTAAGCCTTGCCGCCGAACGGCTCCGTATGAACCGCACAGCCCTTTACAACCGACTCACACGACTCGGCTTAAGCGTTAAAAACGTTCAATCTTAA
- a CDS encoding TraB/GumN family protein has translation MSDENSSVWVLGSIHLADSTLYPLAPVIDSAFARSDELAVELNMNDEEVVKEIGKESVSQGMLEDRLLRDILPPEMWKSLDSLCAAWDIPMVVFEKMRPWLVATTLSAYAFEQAGLNPEYGIDYVLLDRAASDGKAIVGLETAEEQIGALADTTESDSAGVYYLKTTLREIADFETLVGNLIHAWKTGDDDLLRSLLNKDDEEDESDESLSSDQKFKDGFEQRVYVNRNAKMAESIATFLREDRNVFVVVGVAHLALEKDNVIDALRKRGFKIERF, from the coding sequence GTGTCCGATGAGAATTCTTCGGTGTGGGTGCTGGGGAGTATCCATTTGGCGGATTCGACTTTGTACCCGCTTGCTCCTGTGATTGATTCTGCGTTTGCACGTTCGGATGAGCTTGCCGTCGAACTCAACATGAACGATGAAGAAGTCGTGAAGGAGATTGGCAAGGAATCGGTTTCGCAGGGAATGCTTGAAGATAGGTTGCTTCGAGATATTCTGCCGCCAGAAATGTGGAAGTCTTTAGATAGCCTTTGTGCGGCCTGGGATATTCCTATGGTGGTGTTTGAAAAAATGCGCCCCTGGCTTGTAGCGACAACGCTTAGTGCGTATGCATTTGAACAGGCCGGATTGAATCCTGAATATGGGATTGACTATGTGCTTTTGGATAGAGCGGCGTCAGATGGCAAGGCCATTGTCGGCTTGGAAACTGCAGAAGAACAGATTGGCGCGCTTGCAGATACGACGGAATCGGATTCGGCGGGTGTGTATTACTTAAAGACGACTTTACGTGAAATTGCAGATTTTGAAACGCTTGTGGGTAATTTGATTCATGCCTGGAAAACGGGTGATGACGATTTATTGCGTAGCTTGTTGAACAAAGATGATGAAGAAGACGAAAGCGATGAATCGTTGTCTAGCGATCAAAAGTTCAAGGATGGTTTTGAACAACGTGTTTATGTGAATCGCAATGCCAAAATGGCGGAATCAATTGCGACTTTCTTGCGCGAAGATAGAAACGTTTTTGTTGTGGTCGGTGTAGCGCACTTGGCGCTTGAAAAAGACAACGTGATTGATGCGCTTCGCAAGCGCGGTTTTAAGATTGAACGTTTTTAA
- a CDS encoding ABC transporter ATP-binding protein → MTSVESQNILLECKDLLVGYGKALPSMKFPFDFSLASGNVVALMGENGCGKSSLLKTFAGLLAPVAGEVSLEGKSLTEWAPRERAQEISLVRMSSAVPPRMSVSEFVRLGRSPYSGIFDSRTEEDNRIVENSMALLDVANFANRPIAELSDGERSRVFLAEAVAQQVKILLLDEPNAFLDIPRSHALFRLLKKIAVERQMGIVVSTHSVEYAERYCDKIMVVNGGTVKVASAADARKNGLLDWTEICDAL, encoded by the coding sequence ATGACCAGTGTTGAATCGCAGAACATTTTGCTGGAATGTAAGGATTTGCTTGTCGGCTATGGTAAAGCGCTCCCGTCGATGAAATTCCCGTTTGATTTTTCGCTTGCATCGGGAAATGTTGTAGCTTTGATGGGCGAGAATGGTTGCGGCAAGAGTTCTCTTTTGAAAACGTTTGCAGGCTTACTTGCGCCGGTGGCAGGCGAGGTTTCGCTTGAAGGGAAATCTCTTACGGAATGGGCGCCTCGTGAACGTGCTCAGGAAATCTCGCTTGTTCGAATGTCGAGTGCGGTGCCCCCGCGAATGAGCGTGAGTGAATTTGTGCGCTTGGGACGTTCGCCGTATTCTGGAATTTTTGACAGCCGCACAGAAGAAGATAATCGCATTGTCGAAAATTCGATGGCGCTTTTGGATGTGGCAAATTTTGCAAATCGCCCGATTGCAGAATTGAGCGATGGTGAACGCAGCCGCGTGTTTTTGGCAGAGGCTGTGGCGCAGCAGGTGAAAATCTTGTTGCTCGATGAACCGAATGCGTTTTTGGATATTCCGCGTAGCCATGCGCTTTTTAGGTTGCTCAAGAAAATCGCCGTGGAACGCCAAATGGGCATTGTTGTTTCGACGCATTCCGTGGAATACGCGGAACGCTATTGCGATAAGATTATGGTTGTAAATGGCGGAACGGTAAAGGTGGCTTCGGCTGCGGATGCTCGAAAAAATGGACTTTTAGACTGGACGGAAATATGCGACGCTCTTTGA
- a CDS encoding iron ABC transporter permease: protein MRRLLIGFIALVILIVLLCVATLCFGAVNIPFSSVVQALFSPGADVSSNILWNLRIPRMIAAILAGASLAVSGLSLQTVFRNPLAGPFVLGISSGASLGVALALLAGIGFGSVGVLGSAALGALLVTLVVMFAATRFAQTGVLLIVGLLTGYFIDSIVSVLIAGNSSESLRVYVAWGMGSFGRVTLGDVWIFVAAVLVGLVMIGVSLRYLNAALLGDDFAHGLGLNVKRSKICVLLGASLLAGATTAFCGPVAFIGIAVPHLAYLLFKTTNHRVLLPGAALCGVALALLGGLFPASVPLNAVLSLVGVPVILWVLVRGSGARL from the coding sequence TTGCGTCGTTTATTGATTGGTTTTATTGCGTTGGTGATTTTGATTGTGTTGCTGTGCGTGGCGACGCTTTGCTTTGGTGCGGTGAACATTCCGTTTTCGTCGGTGGTGCAGGCGCTGTTTAGCCCGGGTGCGGATGTTTCGTCGAACATTTTGTGGAACTTGAGAATCCCGCGAATGATTGCCGCGATTTTGGCGGGTGCGTCGCTTGCGGTGTCGGGCTTGTCGCTACAGACGGTGTTCCGGAATCCGCTGGCGGGACCGTTTGTACTTGGCATTAGCAGTGGTGCTAGTTTGGGTGTGGCGCTTGCGCTTTTGGCGGGAATTGGCTTTGGTAGTGTCGGCGTGTTGGGCTCGGCGGCGCTTGGGGCTTTGCTTGTGACGCTTGTCGTGATGTTTGCGGCGACGCGTTTTGCGCAGACGGGCGTGCTTTTGATTGTTGGACTTTTGACGGGCTACTTTATCGATTCAATTGTGAGCGTCTTGATTGCAGGGAATTCTTCGGAATCGCTGCGCGTTTATGTGGCGTGGGGCATGGGTAGCTTTGGGCGCGTGACGCTCGGTGATGTCTGGATTTTTGTGGCGGCAGTGCTTGTGGGATTGGTGATGATAGGCGTTTCGCTGCGGTACTTGAATGCGGCGCTTTTGGGCGATGATTTTGCACATGGGCTTGGGTTGAACGTGAAGCGTTCCAAGATTTGCGTGTTGCTCGGGGCGAGCCTTTTGGCGGGTGCTACGACAGCGTTTTGCGGGCCTGTCGCGTTCATCGGAATTGCGGTGCCTCATTTAGCTTATCTGCTTTTCAAGACGACGAACCATCGCGTACTTTTGCCCGGGGCCGCGTTGTGCGGTGTGGCACTTGCGCTTTTGGGCGGGCTCTTCCCGGCTTCGGTGCCGTTGAATGCTGTGCTTTCGCTGGTGGGCGTACCTGTGATTTTGTGGGTGCTTGTGCGCGGTTCCGGTGCGCGTCTTTAG
- the nspC gene encoding carboxynorspermidine decarboxylase: MLDYSQVPSPCFVLDETRLRRNMEILDDIQKKTGVKIICALKGYSFWRSFPLIGEYLAGATASSLNEARLAREEMNKEVHVFAPVYEDDEIDAILDAADHITFNSFSQWQRYKDKTLAHGVSAGIRVNPEFSTVETDLYNPCGKFSRLGVTEKEFKPELLDGIDGLHFHALCEQDADALEGVLAAFERHFGKYLPQMKWVNFGGGHHITRKDYHRDELVRILKDFSARYPHLQVIMEPGEAIGWQTGELVTSVGDIVHNEMDIAILNVSISAHMPDCLEMPYRPNIIGAAFPGEKAHTYKLTGNSCLAGDQLGDFSFDEPLKVGDRIIFEDMIHYTMVKTTFFNGVRHPSIGKFDENGKFHLLHKFTYEQFKEKL, from the coding sequence ATGCTCGACTATTCTCAAGTTCCAAGTCCCTGTTTCGTACTTGACGAAACGCGTCTCCGCCGCAATATGGAAATCCTCGACGATATCCAGAAAAAGACCGGCGTCAAAATCATCTGCGCTCTCAAGGGTTACAGCTTCTGGCGTTCCTTCCCGCTCATCGGCGAATACCTCGCCGGCGCCACCGCCTCTAGCCTCAACGAAGCCCGCCTCGCGCGCGAAGAGATGAACAAGGAAGTCCACGTCTTTGCACCCGTCTACGAAGACGACGAAATCGACGCCATCCTCGATGCAGCGGACCACATCACGTTCAACAGCTTTTCGCAGTGGCAGCGTTACAAGGACAAGACGCTTGCCCACGGTGTGAGTGCCGGCATCCGCGTGAACCCGGAATTTTCGACAGTCGAAACCGACCTTTACAACCCCTGCGGCAAGTTCTCCCGCCTCGGCGTGACCGAAAAGGAATTCAAGCCCGAACTCCTCGATGGCATTGACGGACTCCACTTCCACGCGCTTTGCGAACAAGACGCCGACGCTCTCGAAGGCGTTCTCGCCGCATTCGAGCGTCACTTCGGCAAGTACCTCCCGCAAATGAAGTGGGTGAACTTCGGCGGCGGTCACCACATCACCCGCAAGGACTACCACCGCGATGAACTCGTGCGCATCCTCAAGGATTTCTCCGCACGCTACCCGCACTTGCAGGTCATCATGGAACCGGGCGAAGCCATCGGCTGGCAGACCGGTGAACTCGTCACAAGCGTTGGCGACATCGTCCACAACGAAATGGACATCGCAATACTCAACGTTTCCATCAGCGCCCACATGCCGGACTGCCTCGAAATGCCGTACCGCCCGAACATCATCGGCGCCGCATTCCCGGGCGAAAAGGCTCACACCTACAAGCTCACGGGCAACTCCTGCCTCGCCGGCGACCAGCTCGGTGATTTCTCGTTCGACGAACCGCTCAAGGTCGGCGACCGCATCATCTTCGAAGACATGATCCACTACACCATGGTCAAGACCACGTTCTTCAACGGTGTACGTCACCCGAGCATCGGCAAGTTCGACGAAAACGGCAAGTTCCACCTACTGCACAAATTCACGTACGAGCAGTTTAAAGAGAAATTGTAA
- the tsaE gene encoding tRNA (adenosine(37)-N6)-threonylcarbamoyltransferase complex ATPase subunit type 1 TsaE gives MLFHSEQDTYNWALGFAKELKVGDKVALYGNLGAGKTVISRGICKGLGFEGTVCSPTYTILHEYPNNPPIFHFDLYRLEGGADLYEVGMDPDYLESGISLIEWPERLEENDAGITHVVKIQIVSETEREITLTVVGH, from the coding sequence ATGCTATTCCATTCTGAACAAGACACATACAACTGGGCGCTTGGTTTTGCGAAGGAACTCAAGGTCGGCGACAAAGTCGCCCTCTACGGGAACCTCGGCGCAGGCAAGACCGTCATCAGCCGCGGCATCTGCAAAGGGCTCGGTTTCGAAGGCACGGTCTGCTCCCCGACCTACACCATCCTCCACGAATACCCGAACAACCCGCCCATTTTCCACTTCGACCTGTACCGTCTCGAAGGCGGTGCAGACCTTTATGAAGTCGGCATGGATCCGGACTATCTCGAAAGCGGCATCAGCCTCATCGAATGGCCCGAGCGATTAGAAGAAAACGACGCAGGCATCACCCACGTCGTTAAAATCCAAATCGTATCCGAGACCGAACGCGAAATTACATTAACAGTCGTTGGTCATTAG
- a CDS encoding SufE family protein: MIMSESIVDRQEKIRAKFASFTDPDDKWKFLLDLAREHKGMDASLKAEKFIIQGCASTMYLVPKFDGAKIHFEMDVEGGTTNPLISRGLGALALQIFNDMAPADILSVDPTFFQKIGLNVGLSPTRSNGFASLLKQIYLYARVFDAISKK; the protein is encoded by the coding sequence ATGATTATGTCTGAAAGTATTGTTGATCGTCAAGAAAAGATTAGAGCAAAATTTGCATCGTTCACAGACCCGGATGACAAGTGGAAATTCCTCTTGGATTTGGCTCGTGAACACAAGGGAATGGACGCCTCCCTCAAGGCAGAAAAGTTCATTATCCAGGGCTGCGCCTCGACAATGTATCTGGTGCCGAAGTTTGATGGTGCAAAAATTCATTTTGAGATGGATGTGGAAGGCGGTACGACGAACCCGCTGATTAGCCGTGGTCTCGGTGCGCTTGCCTTGCAGATTTTCAACGACATGGCTCCTGCCGATATCCTTTCGGTGGATCCGACGTTTTTCCAGAAGATTGGACTCAATGTCGGGCTTTCGCCGACGCGCTCGAACGGTTTTGCGAGCCTTTTGAAACAGATTTATTTATACGCACGCGTCTTTGACGCAATTTCAAAAAAATAG
- a CDS encoding NAD(P)/FAD-dependent oxidoreductase gives MTCFRSNSYKVVICGAGPAGLMAAYQLGKLTGGAGQILLLDKKEPWKEPIFCAEAVSTHRLNDLWPIDESWVRGSLSGIYFTSPKGYKAEFYSKDCGRLLDRSKFHHAIADACVEAGVECRFDALVKSIEKAEKGWNLNVQVGGEKFLLSAEAFIDASGPGCRLTRGIPCLEGIESGDTDLEPGIFAVAEGIEHERDHIDLLYGSEFEGGYGWIFPRDGKEVNVGFVLSKDAKPDMPLREKLKHFIATHYPNAKIKAIYGGMIACGQSDKPLAKCGLFKAGDAASCVNPLSRSGIVEALLSGKITAEAVHEWLNATDDGARARIEASVLDRWMAKLGKSHLQIARAKPGLAKIKDEQFDKAAMRLSKLPREKQTLLRIFWAVLWSCPSVIWKMRSFLH, from the coding sequence ATGACTTGTTTTCGTTCAAATTCTTACAAAGTGGTGATCTGCGGGGCAGGTCCGGCCGGTCTTATGGCTGCTTACCAGCTTGGAAAATTGACGGGCGGTGCTGGACAAATCCTGCTTTTGGACAAAAAGGAACCCTGGAAGGAACCTATTTTTTGTGCCGAAGCAGTATCGACCCATCGTTTGAACGATTTGTGGCCTATTGATGAATCTTGGGTGCGTGGAAGCCTTTCGGGTATCTATTTTACGTCGCCTAAGGGTTATAAGGCTGAATTTTACAGCAAGGACTGCGGTCGTCTGCTCGATCGTTCGAAATTCCACCATGCGATTGCCGATGCTTGCGTCGAAGCGGGCGTGGAATGCCGTTTTGATGCGCTTGTGAAAAGCATCGAAAAGGCTGAAAAAGGCTGGAATTTGAATGTCCAGGTGGGCGGAGAAAAGTTTTTGCTTTCGGCTGAGGCTTTTATTGATGCCAGTGGTCCTGGCTGTCGCCTGACGCGTGGTATTCCGTGCCTTGAAGGGATTGAATCGGGTGATACTGATTTGGAACCGGGCATTTTTGCTGTGGCTGAAGGTATTGAACACGAACGTGACCATATCGATTTGCTTTACGGAAGCGAATTTGAAGGCGGTTACGGTTGGATTTTCCCGCGTGATGGCAAGGAAGTGAATGTCGGTTTTGTGCTTTCGAAGGATGCAAAGCCGGATATGCCTTTGCGTGAAAAACTCAAGCATTTTATTGCGACGCATTACCCGAATGCCAAAATCAAGGCGATTTATGGTGGCATGATTGCCTGCGGGCAGTCTGATAAGCCACTTGCCAAGTGTGGTCTTTTTAAGGCGGGCGATGCGGCTAGTTGCGTGAATCCGTTGAGCCGTTCGGGAATTGTTGAAGCGCTCCTTAGCGGAAAGATTACTGCAGAAGCGGTTCATGAATGGCTGAATGCAACGGACGATGGCGCTCGTGCCCGTATTGAAGCTTCTGTCCTTGATCGTTGGATGGCTAAGCTCGGAAAGTCTCATTTGCAAATTGCGAGAGCAAAGCCCGGGCTTGCAAAAATCAAGGATGAACAGTTTGACAAGGCGGCTATGCGCCTCTCGAAGCTCCCGCGTGAAAAGCAGACTCTACTTAGAATTTTCTGGGCGGTGCTTTGGTCTTGCCCGTCTGTAATTTGGAAAATGCGTTCTTTTTTGCATTAG
- a CDS encoding pentapeptide repeat-containing protein — protein sequence MNMKNVYKFGLCLLGALALNVSAQDFRGKDLNTSFRDKRIDNYQFQKARAIKGVTDFQRSAGESPDFEEANLPEVSFRNAVISGANFEKANLKGATISGADIRSANFEGANLEGANLYRATLLDSKFPKANLKSARLDAMKVSDECDFSKSDLTQASVMDMDLTRADFSKANLTNTNFSRSLMANSDLRKTTMEKTDFTACNLIAANFSGVKLNNVNFAKAGLSQADFDGATFNNVNLQEADLSLTTFNDVDLSRTQLQKAKFAQSKVKNMKFNNQDLNGVIFDKGEVSKSSFDKTKLNKSSFFDASVSKNVFNYAELMKAVFDGAYVFKDIFDNADLTKANFANSTIERSAFNNAQLSGANFSGAKLIKVTFTNAKMEGVKIDADTKMEDVDFSGADLTGAKIEKFTAKRVIYNERTKFPSGFDPRAFGFSRPGEKR from the coding sequence ATGAATATGAAGAACGTCTATAAATTTGGTCTCTGCCTCCTTGGTGCTCTCGCGCTCAACGTGTCAGCACAGGATTTCAGAGGTAAGGACCTGAACACCTCCTTCCGTGACAAGCGTATCGACAACTACCAGTTCCAGAAGGCAAGGGCCATCAAGGGCGTTACGGACTTCCAGCGCTCTGCCGGTGAATCTCCGGACTTCGAAGAAGCAAACCTTCCCGAAGTCTCTTTCCGCAATGCTGTGATTAGCGGAGCCAACTTCGAAAAGGCAAACCTCAAGGGCGCAACGATTAGCGGTGCAGACATCCGTTCTGCAAACTTTGAAGGCGCAAACCTCGAAGGCGCAAACCTCTATCGTGCAACGCTTCTCGATAGCAAATTCCCGAAGGCAAACCTCAAGAGTGCTCGTCTTGACGCTATGAAGGTCTCTGACGAATGCGATTTCAGCAAGTCAGACCTCACTCAGGCATCTGTGATGGACATGGACCTTACCCGTGCTGACTTCAGCAAGGCAAACCTCACCAACACGAACTTCTCCCGTTCCTTGATGGCTAACAGCGACCTCCGCAAGACCACCATGGAAAAGACGGACTTCACAGCTTGCAACCTCATCGCTGCAAACTTCTCCGGTGTGAAGCTCAACAACGTAAACTTTGCTAAGGCAGGTCTTTCTCAGGCTGACTTCGACGGTGCAACGTTCAACAACGTGAACCTCCAGGAAGCTGACCTTTCCTTGACCACGTTCAATGATGTCGACCTCTCCAGAACCCAGCTCCAGAAGGCTAAGTTCGCCCAGTCCAAGGTCAAGAACATGAAGTTCAACAACCAGGACTTGAACGGCGTCATCTTCGACAAGGGCGAAGTTTCCAAGAGCTCTTTCGACAAGACCAAGCTCAACAAGTCTTCCTTCTTCGATGCGAGCGTCAGCAAGAACGTGTTCAACTACGCTGAACTCATGAAGGCAGTCTTCGACGGTGCTTATGTATTCAAGGACATCTTTGATAACGCAGACCTCACCAAGGCAAACTTCGCAAACTCCACCATCGAACGCTCTGCATTCAACAACGCTCAGCTTTCTGGTGCAAATTTCTCTGGTGCTAAGCTCATCAAGGTTACCTTCACCAACGCCAAGATGGAAGGTGTCAAAATCGACGCCGACACCAAGATGGAAGACGTAGACTTCTCTGGTGCAGACCTCACCGGTGCAAAGATTGAAAAGTTCACCGCCAAGCGCGTGATCTACAACGAAAGAACAAAGTTCCCCAGCGGTTTCGATCCGCGCGCATTCGGTTTCTCTAGACCAGGCGAAAAGCGCTAA